The Paracoccus albus region GCGGCTGACGTTGAAGTCCTGGGCCACGTTGTCGGCGGTTTGCGGCATCGAATCGATCCCGTATTCAGCCTTCATCTTCGGGTTGACGAAGCGCCAGCCGATGGTCGTGTCGTAGACCGCATTGGCACGGCTGAACGCCGTTTCCGCCTTTGGCATGACAAATGGGGCGCGCGACATGCTCTCCACACCGCCCGCAATGATCATGTCGCAATCGCCAGCACGGATCGCACGGGCGGCCATGCCGACTGCATCCATCCCCGACCCGCAGAGCCGGTTGATCGTCGTGCCCGGCACATCCACCGGCAGCCCGGCCAGCAGCGCCGCCATGCGCCCGACATTTCGGTTATCCTCGCCCGCCTGATTGGCGCAGCCATAGATCAGATCATCGACGCTGGCCCAGTCCACGCCGGGATTACGCTCAACCAGGGCACGAAGAGGAACCGCCGCCAGATCATCGGCGCGGACTGATGACAGCGCACCGCCGTAGCGACCAATGGGCGTCCGGACTGCGTCACAGATGAAAGCGTCGGCCATGTTTCCCCCTCTCATGGCAGTCAGTCACAAGGCGTAAATTCTTTGACCGACCGTTCGGTTATTTATACGTCGATTCTCTAATCCGGCAAGAAAAATCTTCGCCCGTCCGCGCGCAGGCGGCAAGCACAGCTTTCTGTTTGTACTGTTGGAAGCGGGGCTCTGCCCCGCACCCCGAGGTATTTGCACACCAAAGACAGCGCCGCTGGTTATGCGGTCCTGGTCGGCTGCTGGGGTGCAAAATGTGGTGTGTCAGCCCATGCGGTAATTCGGGCTTTCGCGCGTGATCTGGACGTCATGGACGTGGCTTTCCTTCAGCCCTGCCCCTGTGATGCGCACGAAATTGCATCCGCCGCGCATCTCATCCACTGTGGCGCTGCCGGTATAACCCATTGCGGCCCGCAGACCGCCGACCATCTGATGGATGACCGCGCTGACGGGGCCCTTATAGGGCACCTGCCCTTCGATCCCTTCCGGCACCAGTTTGTCGGTTGCCGCATCCTTCTGGAAATAACGATCCGCTGAACCACGGGCCATTGCGCCCATTGAACCCATGCCCCGATAGGATTTGAAGCTGCGGCCTTGATAGAGGATGACCTCGCCCGGCGATTCGTCTGTCCCGGCAATGGCGCTGCCGACCATCGCGCAGTTGGCGCCAGCCGCAATCGCCTTGGCGAAGTCACCCGAAAACTTGATACCGCCATCCGCGATCACCGGAATGTCGCCTGCGGCCTCTGCGACATCCATAATGGCGGTCAGTTGTGGCACACCCACACCGGCAACGATCCGGGTGGTGCAGATGGAGCCCGGCCCGATCCCCACTTTGACGGCATCCGCCCCGGCGTCAATCAGGGCGCGTGCGGCCTCTGCCGTGGCGATATTGCCGGCGACGATCTGAATATCGGCGGAGAAGTTGCGCAGCTTTTCGACCGCGATGGCTACGCCCTCCGAATGGCCATGCGCCGTGTCGATCACCACCATATCCACGCCCGCGTCGATCAGCGCCTTGCTGCGTTCGAACCCTTCCTCACCAACGGTAGAGGCAGCGCCGACGCGCAGGCGGCCCAGATCATCCTTGCAGG contains the following coding sequences:
- the guaB gene encoding IMP dehydrogenase; its protein translation is MQIREALTFDDVLLVPAASSVMPSTADVRTRVTRGIQMNIPLLSSAMDTVTESRMAIAMAQAGGMGIVHRNLTADQQADEIRRVKRFESGIVYKPITLRPDQTLADAKALQERYNVTGFPVVDDAGRVVGIVTNRDMRFASDDKTPVKAMMTAENLAILREPADRAQAIAMMKERRIEKLLVTDGSGHLTGLLTLKDTEKAVLNPLACKDDLGRLRVGAASTVGEEGFERSKALIDAGVDMVVIDTAHGHSEGVAIAVEKLRNFSADIQIVAGNIATAEAARALIDAGADAVKVGIGPGSICTTRIVAGVGVPQLTAIMDVAEAAGDIPVIADGGIKFSGDFAKAIAAGANCAMVGSAIAGTDESPGEVILYQGRSFKSYRGMGSMGAMARGSADRYFQKDAATDKLVPEGIEGQVPYKGPVSAVIHQMVGGLRAAMGYTGSATVDEMRGGCNFVRITGAGLKESHVHDVQITRESPNYRMG